The genomic window ATGAGGATCAAGTTACAGTCAGTGTGATCTTACCTCTTGACATTTCGTTGAAATTACCCCAATTTGACTGTTTAGCTTCATAGCTATTTTTTTATTGAAATTTCCATGTCAACTCTCGTCATTGTCGAATCTCCAACCAAAGCTCGTACCATTCGCAACTACCTACCAAAAGACTATCGGGTAGAAGCGTCGATGGGTCATGTGCGTGACCTACCCCAATCGGCTAGTGAAATTCCTGCTGCTGTCAAAGGGGAAGCATGGGCGCAGCTTGGGGTAAATGTGGACGCAGACTTTGAACCTGTATATGTTGTCCCCAAAGACAAAAAGAAAATTGTCACTCAGCTTAAAGAAGCTCTAAAAGAAGCAACTGAACTGATCCTGGCAACTGACGAAGACCGAGAAGGTGAAAGTATTAGTTGGCATTTATACCAGCTACTTAAGCCAAAAATCCCGACTAAGCGGATGGTGTTTCATGAGATCACCCAAGAAGCAATTAAAAAGGCTCTGAAAAACTGCCGCAATATCGATGAGCAGCTAGTACGCGCCCAAGAAACCCGGCGGATTTTAGACCGATTAGTGGGGTATACCCTTTCCCCCTTGTTGTGGAAAAAAATTGCCTGGGGATTATCTGCGGGGCGGGTGCAGTCTGTGGCTGTGCGCCTGTTGGTAACGAAAGAACGCCAGCGTCGGGCTTTCCGGGAAGGGGCATATTGGGATTTAAAAGCTTCCCTGGAGCAGAACAAATCCCCATTTACATCCCTGTTAGTTACCCTAGGAGGCACTAAAGTAGCCACCGGGAGTGATTTTGACCCTTCTACAGGACAAATCGCCACTGGACGCAATGTAGTGCTACTTTCGGAAGAAGATGCGATCGCCCTGAAGGACAGACTGACTGGTAAACCCTGGACAGTCTCAGATGTGGAAGAACGCCCAGTAACGCGCAAACCTTCACCACCCTTTACAACTTCCACGTTGCAGCAAGAATCGAACCGCAAACTGCGCCTCTCCGCACGGGACACCATGCGGGTTGCCCAGAATTTGTATGAGCAAGGGTATATTACCTATATGCGTACAGACTCGGTGCATTTGTCAGATCAGGCGATCGCAGCTGCCCGTGATTCTGTAGAAAAACTATACGGTAAGTCATATCTCAGCCCCCAACCAAGGCAATACACCACCAAATCTAAAGGCGCACAGGAAGCCCACGAAGCCATTCGTCCGGCTGGTAGCAGCTTCCGCACCCCCCAAGAAACCGGATTAAGCGGTCGGGAATTAGCCCTGTATGACTTGATTTGGAAGCGCACCGTCGCCTGTCAAATGGCAGATTCCCGCCAAACCCAAATCACCGTCCAGTTAAAAGTTGAAGATGCTGGTTTCCGTTCTTCCGGTAAACGCATTGATTTTCCTGGCTATTTACGCGCCTACGTCGAAGGTTCTGATGACCCCGAAGCCGCATTAGAAGACCAAGAGGTGATTTTGCCTGGCTTAAAAGTTGGTGATCATCCCAACTGTAAAGACTTAACCGCCGTTGATCACGAAA from Nostoc sp. UHCC 0870 includes these protein-coding regions:
- the topA gene encoding type I DNA topoisomerase; translated protein: MSTLVIVESPTKARTIRNYLPKDYRVEASMGHVRDLPQSASEIPAAVKGEAWAQLGVNVDADFEPVYVVPKDKKKIVTQLKEALKEATELILATDEDREGESISWHLYQLLKPKIPTKRMVFHEITQEAIKKALKNCRNIDEQLVRAQETRRILDRLVGYTLSPLLWKKIAWGLSAGRVQSVAVRLLVTKERQRRAFREGAYWDLKASLEQNKSPFTSLLVTLGGTKVATGSDFDPSTGQIATGRNVVLLSEEDAIALKDRLTGKPWTVSDVEERPVTRKPSPPFTTSTLQQESNRKLRLSARDTMRVAQNLYEQGYITYMRTDSVHLSDQAIAAARDSVEKLYGKSYLSPQPRQYTTKSKGAQEAHEAIRPAGSSFRTPQETGLSGRELALYDLIWKRTVACQMADSRQTQITVQLKVEDAGFRSSGKRIDFPGYLRAYVEGSDDPEAALEDQEVILPGLKVGDHPNCKDLTAVDHETQPPARYSEATLVKTLESEGIGRPSTYASIIGTIIDKGYAQLVNNALIPTFTAFAVTTLLEKHFPDIVDPSFTSKMEQTLDDIAEGEAKWLPYLREFYLGDQGLETLVREQESQIDASQARTVELENLAAKVRIGKYGPYIEVDNGDGVITASIPKDLTPADLDPKQVEVLLRQKTVGPDQLGRHPETGEPIYVKIGAYGPYVQLGDKSDENPKPKQASFPKGVTPDNITLETAIGLLSLPRNLGVHPVTGGKIQTSLGRFGPYVVHDQGKEGKDYRSLKASDDVLTIPLERALELLSEPKKTRGSANSKSKAALKELGTHPDDDAPVNIYDGPYGPYIKHNKTNAGLPEGVSVEDVTLPQALELLAAKASTSKSTRKTTKSTTTKSKSTAKSKTATKKKAVES